The window CGTGCCGCCTCCATTCCTCTCCTCGGATTCTCTTGCTTTGAAAGGCAGAAGGGCGGTCTACTGGTCTCGCCGGCGCCGCGTCGCCGAAGTTTCCGGCGAGATCTCGAGATCCTTGGCGTCGGCGTCGAAGTGGAACAGTCGGTCTAGGGCGGTCCGCAGCTCTTCCAAACCATAGGGCTTCAGGAGAAAGGTCGCCGAGTGGTTCAGGTCGCCGATCCCGGCGTCGAGCGGCGTCTGATAGACGCAGGACTCAAAGAGCACCGGGATCTTCGGCCTGTGGTTCTTGCAGTAGGTCTTGAGCTCCTGCCACGGCAAGTCGGCCGGCCCAAGGTTGACGATCACGGCGTCCGGCGGGTTTCGTCGTAAGACCTCCATGGCTTCGTCGAAGCTGCCCACCTCCTCGACCTCGACATTCGCCGGCGAGAGACGCCGTACCAGCGAAGCCAGAATGCGACTACCGTCCAGGATGAGATAGCGCACCAACCTACCCCCTCGAGTTGGCAAGGCTGCAAAGAAGATTCCAGCCTCCCGCCATACCGCCCCACCTTTCTTTATTGGCTGGCTATCTCTTCGAGTATGGTGGGGCTAGCGCTAGCTCCTGGCCCTCAAAATCAGGGCCAGACTGAACGAATCGCCCTGGTGCTCGACGTCGTGCACCTTGTCGATCAAGTCGTAGTTCGCCTCGATCCAGGCCATCAGCTGCACGGCGTAGTCCACCCCGATCAGCCTGAAACCGTATTCCCTCGCGCCCCGGTTGGTGAGCACGATGTAGTCCGGTGGCTGTCCGCGGAAAGCCTCCAGCATCCTGTCCTCACCGAACAGCAGGACCTCTGGCGGCATGAAGTTGATGAACGGGGTCGGGTTCTCAGTGCTGGAAAGGTAGTTGAGCATGACCCCCTCGGGGAGCACGGCCAGGGTTGCGCCCGGCTCGATCAGCACGTTCAATCGCTCCAGCACCGATCGC is drawn from bacterium and contains these coding sequences:
- a CDS encoding response regulator, which produces MRYLILDGSRILASLVRRLSPANVEVEEVGSFDEAMEVLRRNPPDAVIVNLGPADLPWQELKTYCKNHRPKIPVLFESCVYQTPLDAGIGDLNHSATFLLKPYGLEELRTALDRLFHFDADAKDLEISPETSATRRRRDQ